One Thermodesulfobacteriota bacterium genomic region harbors:
- the cdaA gene encoding diadenylate cyclase CdaA, with translation MFDAILNYRYIWDTLDIMLVAFIIYYVLRLLEGTRALQVLFGFVLLIVLYYVSQRGLFTLNWILGQFLGSIIIIVVILFQNDIRRGLAAIGRRPFLLKISPGKSKELFTEEIVKAASYMANRHIGALMAIERNNSLSDFVEIGMRIDAFVSRELIISIFNPSSPLHDGGIIIAGNRILSAGSFFPLATDPDLERELGTRHRAAIGLSLETDALVIVVSEETGIISLAAGGDIKRNLDATSLQNQLLDLLGIKRPAKNKADIIEGIIDKENGEKANT, from the coding sequence ATGTTCGACGCGATACTTAACTACAGATATATATGGGACACGCTCGACATAATGCTCGTCGCGTTCATCATCTACTACGTGCTCAGGCTCCTCGAAGGCACGCGCGCTCTCCAGGTGCTCTTCGGCTTCGTGTTATTGATAGTGCTCTACTACGTATCCCAGAGGGGACTGTTCACGCTTAACTGGATCCTCGGCCAGTTCCTGGGCTCTATAATAATCATAGTAGTGATACTGTTCCAGAACGACATCAGGAGGGGTCTCGCGGCCATTGGGAGAAGGCCGTTCCTCCTCAAAATCTCGCCCGGGAAATCGAAAGAGCTCTTCACGGAGGAGATAGTAAAGGCCGCAAGCTACATGGCGAACCGCCACATAGGCGCGCTCATGGCGATAGAGAGGAACAACAGCTTATCCGACTTCGTCGAGATAGGGATGAGGATAGACGCGTTCGTCTCGAGGGAGCTTATTATAAGCATATTCAACCCCTCCTCCCCTCTCCACGACGGGGGGATTATCATAGCGGGTAACAGGATACTGTCGGCGGGTTCGTTCTTCCCGCTCGCGACGGACCCCGACCTCGAGCGGGAGCTCGGGACGAGACACAGGGCGGCGATAGGTCTCTCGCTCGAAACTGACGCCCTGGTCATAGTCGTCTCTGAAGAGACGGGAATCATCTCGCTTGCGGCGGGAGGAGATATCAAGAGGAATCTCGACGCCACGTCCCTTCAGAACCAGCTACTCGACCTCCTTGGGATCAAGAGGCCCGCCAAGAATAAAGCGGATATAATCGAGGGAATAATAGACAAGGAGAACGGTGAGAAAGCGAACACCTGA
- a CDS encoding PBP1A family penicillin-binding protein, with amino-acid sequence MARKKKVKFKSKPKKSKLLAFFLVAFLFITACGVLALYGAYLYYSRDLPNFRAITGYKPKLITEVYSSDGTLIAEFAAERRKLIPYEDIPPHVRDAFIAVEDKRFFEHEGVDIKSILGAVLENIQEGDWVRGASTITQQVIKNIILTPERTLSRKIKEAILAHRIENNLSKEEILYLYLNHIYLADGTYGVEAASRNYFGKSARDITLAEAALLAGLPKKPEYYSPRKHPDRALERQKLVLSKMEEAGFITREERFDAVDQKIEIVPRRRVNSDLAPYFVEHVRRYLQDKVGVKDFLNGGYTVFTTLDVDLNLEAQWALKRGVMSLDSRHGHNLVLRHLANEKEIKRFTAQQNIKSVEIGGTYDAVITKVAKDDKTKDSDKPLYTAAVKVGGVEGVLKFAVSSPYGKAVPGLKSPYPDKKLAPADGYEDTSLAPAELKQGDVVKVEADRNEDGKYYFSLVYVPVSQAALISMESNGRIRALVGGYDFGQSQFNRTTQAMRQPGSSFKPIIYSAAIDKGYSETSILYDMPVVVKDWAPQNYDGNYEGPMVLRRALAKSRNLASIRLIIDIDPRYAQKYATRNFGFTSKLQPYPSLVLGGSDVTVLEMANAFNVFATGGKLVEPQFILRIYDRNGKILEDNTGGKFMSKEESLKAEREDARLRILKELAEKKGREPVEAPEYIKEEVLTDKGDVAANADNYAFLTPEEFLGLLKEQSVDFTSAGNSKETITPETAFIMTDLLQAVVKEGTGMKALRLTSLAPIAGKTGTSNDFTDAWFVGFSPKITTAVWVGRDDHKPLGRKEAGSAAALPIWMDYMEDALAKYPGGTFKQPAGIKMVSTPYGNIPYSLESLREDVLDSIRDRVVIDGQEIENSGMYYPRELGGVRNSEPETETEIDFLLKR; translated from the coding sequence ATGGCCAGGAAAAAGAAGGTTAAATTTAAATCAAAACCCAAAAAAAGCAAACTCCTGGCTTTCTTTCTGGTAGCGTTCCTCTTCATTACCGCCTGCGGGGTCCTGGCGCTGTACGGCGCTTACCTCTACTACTCTCGCGACCTCCCCAACTTCAGGGCTATAACGGGATACAAACCGAAGCTGATTACGGAGGTGTATTCCTCCGACGGGACGCTAATCGCGGAGTTCGCGGCCGAGAGGCGCAAGCTCATACCTTACGAGGACATTCCCCCTCACGTGAGGGACGCGTTCATAGCCGTCGAGGACAAGCGCTTCTTCGAGCACGAGGGCGTCGACATCAAGAGCATACTGGGCGCGGTGCTCGAGAACATTCAGGAGGGCGACTGGGTGAGGGGGGCGAGCACCATAACGCAGCAGGTTATCAAGAACATAATACTCACGCCCGAGAGGACCCTTTCGAGAAAAATAAAGGAAGCCATACTCGCCCACAGGATCGAGAACAACCTTTCCAAGGAAGAAATACTCTATCTCTACCTGAACCACATATATCTGGCTGACGGCACGTACGGAGTCGAAGCCGCGAGCCGGAACTATTTCGGCAAATCGGCGAGGGACATTACACTCGCTGAAGCTGCGCTGCTCGCGGGCCTTCCGAAGAAACCCGAATACTACTCGCCGCGGAAGCACCCGGACAGGGCGCTCGAGAGGCAGAAGCTCGTACTCAGCAAGATGGAAGAGGCGGGGTTCATTACGAGGGAGGAGAGGTTCGACGCCGTAGACCAGAAGATTGAGATTGTCCCGAGGCGCAGGGTCAACAGCGACCTCGCGCCCTATTTCGTCGAGCACGTGAGGAGGTACCTCCAGGACAAGGTCGGGGTGAAGGATTTTCTGAACGGCGGGTATACGGTCTTCACCACGCTCGACGTCGACCTCAACCTCGAAGCGCAGTGGGCGCTCAAGCGCGGCGTAATGAGCCTCGATTCCAGGCACGGACACAACCTCGTCCTCAGGCACCTGGCGAATGAAAAAGAGATTAAAAGGTTTACCGCGCAACAAAACATAAAGAGCGTCGAGATCGGCGGGACGTACGACGCGGTAATCACGAAGGTCGCTAAAGACGACAAGACCAAGGACTCGGACAAGCCTCTCTACACTGCGGCGGTAAAAGTAGGCGGTGTGGAAGGGGTGCTGAAATTCGCCGTGAGCTCGCCGTACGGTAAGGCGGTGCCCGGCCTCAAATCCCCGTATCCCGACAAAAAGCTCGCCCCTGCCGACGGCTACGAGGACACCAGCCTCGCGCCCGCCGAGCTCAAGCAGGGCGACGTCGTAAAGGTCGAAGCCGACAGGAACGAGGACGGCAAGTACTATTTCTCGCTCGTCTACGTACCCGTATCCCAGGCTGCGCTCATCTCGATGGAGTCGAACGGCAGGATAAGGGCCCTCGTCGGGGGTTACGACTTCGGCCAGTCCCAGTTCAACAGGACTACCCAGGCCATGAGGCAGCCGGGCTCGTCGTTCAAGCCCATCATATACTCTGCGGCGATAGACAAGGGGTACAGCGAGACTTCCATACTGTACGACATGCCCGTGGTGGTCAAGGACTGGGCGCCCCAGAACTACGACGGGAACTACGAAGGGCCGATGGTCCTGAGGAGGGCGCTCGCGAAGTCGCGCAACCTCGCCAGCATCAGGCTCATAATCGACATCGACCCAAGGTATGCCCAGAAGTACGCGACCAGGAATTTCGGCTTCACATCCAAGCTCCAGCCGTACCCGTCCCTCGTGCTTGGCGGCTCCGACGTGACCGTGCTCGAGATGGCGAATGCGTTCAACGTATTCGCGACGGGCGGCAAGCTCGTGGAGCCGCAGTTCATTCTCCGCATCTACGACAGGAACGGGAAGATACTCGAGGACAACACGGGCGGGAAGTTCATGTCGAAGGAGGAGTCTCTCAAGGCCGAGAGGGAAGACGCCAGGCTCAGGATTCTGAAAGAGCTCGCCGAGAAGAAGGGCAGGGAGCCCGTGGAAGCGCCTGAATACATCAAGGAAGAGGTGCTCACGGACAAAGGCGATGTAGCGGCGAACGCCGACAACTACGCCTTCCTTACGCCCGAGGAGTTTCTCGGACTATTGAAGGAGCAGTCTGTCGACTTCACGTCCGCGGGAAATTCGAAAGAAACGATCACTCCCGAGACCGCGTTCATTATGACCGACCTTCTTCAGGCCGTCGTGAAGGAGGGCACGGGTATGAAGGCTTTGAGGCTTACGTCGCTCGCCCCTATAGCGGGCAAGACCGGGACCTCGAACGACTTCACTGACGCTTGGTTCGTCGGGTTCAGCCCCAAGATAACAACTGCAGTATGGGTGGGCAGGGACGATCACAAGCCTCTCGGAAGAAAAGAGGCGGGCTCGGCGGCCGCTCTCCCGATATGGATGGACTACATGGAAGATGCCCTCGCGAAATACCCCGGCGGGACGTTCAAGCAGCCCGCGGGTATCAAGATGGTCTCGACGCCTTACGGCAATATCCCCTACAGCCTCGAGTCCTTAAGGGAAGACGTGCTGGATTCGATACGCGACAGGGTCGTGATAGACGGTCAGGAGATAGAGAATTCAGGTATGTACTATCCGAGGGAGTTAGGGGGAGTGCGAAACAGCGAGCCTGAGACCGAGACAGAGATCGACTTTCTCCTCAAGCGTTAA
- the folP gene encoding dihydropteroate synthase, producing MQQNEVAPYAEAVETQSPNGALSYTTALIFKCRDKTLRLHERTHIMGILNLTPDSFHDGGKWGDVDSALRHAESMIEGGADIIDVGGESTRPGSTGVPEEEELRRVMPVIREIRKRSDAPLSIDTTKERVAREALAEGVDIVNDISGLTYSRGIAEAVSEHGAGLIVMHTPSRPKDMQSKTVYVSLMDDVLDSLRISVGKAVQAGVGERSIIADPGFGFGKTPGQNIAMLKNLARLGELGVPVMIGTSNKSFIGKISGTGAEERLLGTAATVAIGIMNGASLVRVHDVALMRSVVRMADAVAGKTTAPGKGE from the coding sequence ATGCAGCAGAACGAAGTTGCCCCTTACGCCGAAGCTGTCGAAACCCAATCCCCCAACGGAGCTTTATCCTACACTACAGCCTTAATATTTAAATGCAGGGATAAGACCCTCAGGCTCCATGAAAGAACCCATATCATGGGCATACTGAACCTCACCCCGGACTCATTCCACGACGGCGGGAAGTGGGGAGACGTCGATTCCGCCCTCAGGCACGCGGAGAGCATGATAGAGGGAGGGGCCGACATAATAGACGTAGGCGGCGAATCGACGAGGCCTGGGTCGACAGGCGTCCCCGAGGAAGAGGAGCTCCGGAGGGTGATGCCGGTTATAAGGGAGATACGGAAGAGGTCCGATGCCCCCCTTTCCATAGACACGACGAAGGAAAGGGTCGCGAGGGAGGCGCTCGCGGAAGGCGTAGACATAGTGAACGACATAAGCGGGCTCACGTATTCCCGCGGTATCGCGGAAGCCGTGTCCGAGCACGGGGCCGGCCTGATCGTGATGCATACCCCATCACGCCCCAAAGACATGCAGAGCAAGACCGTATACGTCTCGCTCATGGACGACGTACTCGACTCTCTCAGGATATCCGTAGGAAAGGCCGTGCAGGCGGGTGTGGGCGAGAGGAGCATAATCGCGGACCCGGGGTTCGGGTTCGGAAAGACGCCGGGGCAGAACATCGCGATGCTAAAAAACCTCGCGAGGTTAGGCGAGCTCGGCGTGCCCGTAATGATAGGCACCTCCAATAAATCGTTCATCGGGAAAATATCGGGCACCGGCGCGGAAGAAAGGCTCCTCGGCACTGCGGCTACGGTCGCGATAGGGATCATGAACGGGGCGTCGCTCGTAAGGGTGCACGACGTCGCCCTGATGAGGAGCGTCGTGAGGATGGCCGACGCCGTGGCCGGTAAAACGACAGCGCCCGGGAAAGGTGAGTGA
- a CDS encoding SDR family oxidoreductase translates to MDLGIKDKVAIVCASSKGLGKAVALGLAREGVKLSLCARGKEDLDKAAEEIITETKADVLAIDCDVSKTADINKVIDETVKKYKRIDILVNNAGGPPTGAFLDFSLEDWQKAVELNLFSTISFSRAALPYMKAEKWGRIVNITSVAVKQPIDGLILSNTARAGVIGLAKTLSNEFGPYNITVNNVCPGRILTDRITHLASEKAKREGTSLEEALGSMETDVPLRRIGKPEELASLVVFLASERASYITGTTIQVDGGLTKGLF, encoded by the coding sequence ATGGACCTAGGAATCAAAGATAAAGTAGCGATCGTATGCGCGTCGAGCAAGGGCCTGGGCAAAGCCGTCGCCCTCGGCCTTGCCAGGGAGGGCGTGAAGCTCTCGTTGTGCGCTAGAGGCAAAGAAGACCTCGATAAGGCGGCCGAGGAGATAATTACCGAAACCAAAGCGGACGTGCTGGCGATAGATTGCGACGTATCGAAGACCGCAGATATCAATAAAGTCATCGACGAGACGGTAAAGAAATACAAGCGCATTGACATACTCGTAAACAACGCGGGAGGCCCTCCCACGGGCGCGTTCCTCGATTTCTCCCTCGAAGACTGGCAGAAGGCGGTGGAGCTCAATCTCTTCAGCACTATATCGTTCAGCAGGGCCGCCCTGCCCTACATGAAAGCGGAGAAATGGGGACGCATCGTCAACATCACATCAGTCGCCGTGAAGCAGCCGATAGACGGGCTGATACTGTCCAATACGGCGAGGGCGGGAGTGATCGGACTCGCAAAGACCCTGTCCAACGAATTCGGCCCGTACAACATTACTGTGAACAACGTTTGCCCGGGGAGGATACTCACGGACAGGATAACCCACCTTGCCTCGGAAAAGGCAAAGAGAGAAGGAACGAGCCTTGAAGAAGCGCTCGGCTCGATGGAGACGGACGTTCCGCTGAGACGCATAGGTAAACCTGAGGAGCTCGCGAGCCTGGTCGTGTTTTTAGCCTCGGAGAGAGCGAGCTACATCACGGGCACTACTATACAGGTGGACGGGGGGCTGACGAAGGGGCTTTTTTAG
- a CDS encoding zinc ribbon domain-containing protein: MPIYEYECKKCGRITEALQGFNDPPLKKCKYCKTGKLEKLISLSSFQLTGSGWYSTDYAKGPGIPPHANDIGTPVKDGAEGKDKKEIPGLPSEAAAVSGASTVESIKKDTAKARKSKSA, translated from the coding sequence ATGCCGATCTACGAGTACGAGTGTAAAAAATGCGGAAGGATAACGGAAGCACTCCAGGGGTTCAACGACCCGCCGCTCAAGAAGTGCAAATACTGTAAAACAGGAAAGCTCGAAAAGCTCATCTCCCTCTCATCGTTCCAGCTCACGGGATCGGGATGGTATTCGACCGACTACGCCAAGGGACCGGGCATACCCCCTCATGCGAACGACATCGGCACGCCGGTGAAAGACGGCGCCGAGGGTAAGGACAAGAAAGAGATTCCTGGCCTACCGTCCGAAGCCGCGGCCGTATCGGGCGCGTCCACCGTAGAATCGATTAAAAAGGACACGGCTAAGGCCAGAAAGTCCAAGAGCGCATGA
- a CDS encoding ComEA family DNA-binding protein — translation MSNGGVSIKRNHSLLYLALLCLLILLAKTYYRYVFPRDTGAANMPDGIYIEIDDGRTSVVKALESPDELLQINRLYNIDRALKSGDKIILEDGGKSRTGRISGLKSLSLGLPIGINSATAEDLEALPGIGEKLALRIVAWRKENGRFRDTSDLLEVNGMGEKKLAGIKPYIDLD, via the coding sequence ATGTCGAACGGCGGCGTTTCTATAAAAAGAAATCACTCACTCCTGTATCTCGCCCTACTCTGCCTACTGATACTCCTCGCAAAGACCTATTACCGCTACGTATTCCCGCGCGATACGGGAGCTGCCAATATGCCGGACGGCATCTATATCGAGATAGACGACGGGCGCACTTCCGTGGTGAAAGCTCTCGAAAGTCCGGACGAACTTCTTCAAATCAACCGATTATATAATATTGATAGAGCATTAAAGAGCGGAGATAAAATTATACTTGAAGACGGGGGAAAGTCCCGGACAGGCAGAATAAGCGGACTAAAGAGCCTTTCCCTCGGCCTCCCCATAGGGATCAACTCGGCGACCGCGGAGGACCTCGAAGCACTCCCGGGAATAGGAGAAAAGCTCGCGCTCAGGATCGTCGCATGGAGAAAGGAGAACGGAAGGTTTCGGGACACTTCAGACCTTCTCGAGGTAAACGGGATGGGCGAGAAGAAGCTCGCCGGGATAAAGCCTTATATCGATCTCGATTAA
- a CDS encoding SDR family NAD(P)-dependent oxidoreductase codes for MRLDGKKALVTGGAKGIGKAVAAAYLKEGASVIICGRNEINLKAACNELGRSGAVDYVVADISQRDDVKRLAETVAEKWGYLDVLVNNASILGERKPVSDYPEDVWEEVIDINLNAQFFVTKALLPLLMKSESASIINVSSSVGRKGKKEWGAYAASKFGLEALTQVLADELGESGPRVNSVNPGGTRTDMRADAYPDEDPMSLPSPDDISPVFVYLASDDSIGVTGKEFNARDWIGAK; via the coding sequence ATGAGACTCGACGGCAAGAAGGCCCTCGTCACAGGCGGCGCCAAGGGCATCGGTAAAGCCGTAGCCGCTGCCTATCTCAAGGAAGGCGCGTCCGTGATCATATGCGGGAGGAACGAGATAAACCTCAAAGCCGCATGCAACGAGCTAGGCAGATCAGGCGCCGTAGACTACGTAGTCGCGGATATCTCGCAGAGGGACGACGTCAAACGTCTCGCGGAGACGGTCGCTGAAAAATGGGGCTACCTCGACGTGCTCGTGAACAACGCGAGCATACTCGGCGAGCGTAAGCCCGTTTCCGACTATCCGGAAGACGTCTGGGAGGAAGTGATCGACATCAACCTGAACGCGCAGTTCTTCGTAACGAAAGCGCTCCTCCCGCTCCTGATGAAATCCGAGAGCGCATCGATTATAAACGTGAGCTCGAGCGTCGGGAGGAAGGGAAAAAAGGAATGGGGAGCCTACGCCGCGTCCAAGTTCGGGTTGGAAGCCCTTACACAGGTGCTCGCGGACGAATTGGGAGAATCCGGTCCGAGGGTGAACTCCGTGAACCCCGGCGGCACTCGCACCGACATGCGCGCCGACGCCTACCCCGATGAAGACCCGATGTCCCTCCCCTCGCCCGATGATATTTCCCCGGTCTTCGTATACCTCGCGTCCGACGACTCTATCGGCGTCACGGGAAAGGAGTTCAACGCCCGAGACTGGATCGGCGCGAAGTGA
- the ftsH gene encoding ATP-dependent zinc metalloprotease FtsH encodes MNSQLFKNLVLWLVIFVAIIALYQLVHTPRSNFQEIPYSDFLSNVEKGEVKDLEFKGEEIKGQYTNPVGDQAVEGFKTIGPANDDLIKKLEDKGITFKFSTDKEGSLTHMLLNWAPLVLLIVIMVIFMRQLQAGGTKAMSFGKNRARMLTENQNKITFKDVAGIDEAKEEVQEIVEFLKSPKKFTKLGGRIPKGILLVGPPGTGKTLLAKAIAGEAGVPFFIISGSDFVEMFVGVGASRVRDLFVQAKRHAPCIIFVDELDAVGRHRGAGLGGGHDEREQTLNQLLVEMDGFESNEGIIVMAATNRPDVLDPALLRPGRFDRQVVVPRPDVRGREEILKVHSKNTPLDEDVALTVIARSTPGFSGADLENLVNEAALHAARFGRAKISMDDFEYAKDKVIMGVERKSLIISDAEKKITAYHEAGHALVAKLTPGTDPIHKVTIIPRGMALGVTQQLPIEDKYTLSRTSLNATIMVLLGGRAAEEIVFGERTSGAGNDLERVTEIARKMVCEWGMSEKVGPITFGKGEEQIFLGKELSRPKDYSEETAVEIDSEIRRIVGENYSKAKAVLEENIDLLHKLTEVLLDKEVIDGKELEELVKDFKSKDYTSAWERPAGTEGSVALRNSNSTQDA; translated from the coding sequence GTGAACAGCCAGTTATTCAAGAACTTGGTGTTGTGGTTAGTCATATTCGTAGCCATCATAGCACTCTACCAGTTGGTGCACACCCCGAGGAGCAATTTCCAGGAAATACCGTACAGCGACTTCCTTTCGAACGTGGAGAAGGGAGAGGTCAAGGACCTCGAGTTCAAGGGGGAGGAGATAAAGGGCCAGTACACGAACCCCGTAGGCGATCAGGCCGTGGAGGGGTTCAAAACCATAGGGCCCGCGAATGACGACCTCATAAAGAAGCTCGAAGATAAGGGGATCACCTTCAAGTTCTCGACGGACAAGGAAGGGTCCCTCACGCACATGCTCCTTAACTGGGCCCCTCTCGTGCTGCTGATCGTTATAATGGTCATATTCATGAGGCAGCTCCAGGCGGGGGGTACCAAGGCGATGTCCTTCGGCAAGAACAGGGCGAGGATGCTGACCGAGAACCAGAACAAGATAACGTTCAAGGACGTAGCCGGCATTGATGAAGCGAAGGAAGAGGTCCAGGAAATAGTGGAGTTCCTGAAGAGCCCCAAGAAGTTCACGAAGCTGGGCGGCAGGATCCCGAAAGGCATACTGCTAGTAGGCCCTCCCGGAACGGGCAAGACACTCCTCGCGAAAGCGATCGCCGGTGAAGCGGGAGTGCCTTTCTTCATAATAAGCGGAAGTGATTTCGTGGAAATGTTCGTGGGCGTAGGCGCTTCCCGGGTAAGAGACCTCTTCGTCCAGGCGAAGCGGCACGCGCCCTGCATCATATTCGTCGACGAGCTCGACGCCGTAGGCAGGCACCGGGGCGCCGGTCTCGGAGGCGGGCACGACGAAAGGGAGCAGACATTAAACCAGCTCCTCGTCGAGATGGACGGCTTCGAATCGAACGAAGGGATAATCGTGATGGCCGCTACGAACCGTCCCGACGTGCTCGACCCCGCGCTGCTGAGACCCGGCAGGTTCGACAGGCAGGTCGTAGTCCCGAGGCCCGACGTGAGGGGAAGGGAAGAGATACTTAAAGTGCACTCGAAGAACACGCCGCTCGACGAAGACGTCGCGCTCACGGTTATCGCGCGCTCCACTCCAGGCTTCTCAGGGGCCGACCTAGAAAACCTCGTAAACGAAGCCGCTCTCCACGCGGCCAGGTTCGGCAGGGCCAAGATCAGCATGGACGACTTCGAATACGCTAAAGACAAGGTCATCATGGGCGTCGAGAGGAAGAGCCTCATAATCAGCGACGCAGAGAAGAAGATCACAGCATACCACGAGGCCGGACACGCGCTCGTTGCGAAGCTCACTCCGGGCACGGACCCCATACACAAGGTCACTATCATCCCGAGGGGTATGGCTTTGGGCGTCACGCAGCAGCTCCCTATCGAGGACAAGTACACGCTTTCGAGGACGAGCCTGAACGCGACCATTATGGTGCTGCTCGGAGGCAGGGCCGCGGAAGAGATAGTATTCGGCGAGAGGACGAGCGGCGCGGGCAACGACCTCGAGCGGGTGACGGAGATAGCGAGGAAGATGGTATGCGAATGGGGAATGAGCGAGAAGGTAGGCCCTATCACCTTCGGCAAGGGCGAGGAGCAGATATTCCTCGGAAAGGAGCTATCGCGGCCGAAAGACTACAGCGAGGAAACGGCTGTCGAGATCGACAGCGAGATAAGAAGGATAGTGGGCGAAAATTATTCAAAGGCAAAAGCAGTCCTTGAGGAGAACATCGACCTGCTGCATAAACTGACCGAGGTTCTCCTGGATAAAGAGGTTATAGACGGCAAGGAGCTCGAAGAGCTTGTGAAGGATTTCAAATCGAAGGATTATACGTCCGCCTGGGAAAGACCTGCGGGTACAGAAGGCTCCGTAGCGCTCAGGAACAGCAACAGCACCCAAGACGCTTGA
- the cysK gene encoding cysteine synthase A, translating into MSERVVDNILDLIGGTPIIKLNNVVEEGSATIWAKLENLNPAGSVKERICLRMIEAAEKAGVIEPGRSVIVEPTSGNTGIGLALVCAVKGYRLILTMPDDMSLERRQLLTAYGAELVLTPAADQMEGAVRKAGEILSEHPGSFMPQQFRNRENPATHREGTGPEILGQMEGGIDAFVAGVGTGGTITGVGEALRRKFPGIYIAAVEPEESAVLSGGKAYVHDIQGIGAGFVPEILNREIYDEVIKISGKEAKNFSRELAAKEGLLIGISAGAAGAAAVKVAKKLGRGKNVVTIFSDTGERYLSTGLFDNE; encoded by the coding sequence ATGAGCGAGAGAGTAGTCGATAACATACTTGACCTCATCGGCGGAACGCCGATCATCAAACTGAACAACGTGGTTGAGGAAGGCAGCGCGACCATATGGGCGAAGCTCGAAAACCTTAACCCCGCCGGGAGCGTCAAGGAGAGGATATGCCTCAGGATGATCGAGGCCGCGGAGAAGGCGGGAGTCATAGAGCCGGGAAGGAGCGTCATCGTCGAGCCTACGAGCGGAAACACCGGGATAGGGCTCGCGCTCGTTTGCGCCGTGAAGGGATACAGACTGATACTCACGATGCCCGACGATATGAGCCTCGAGCGGAGACAGCTCCTCACAGCATACGGGGCCGAGCTCGTGCTAACGCCGGCCGCGGATCAGATGGAAGGGGCGGTCAGGAAAGCCGGCGAGATACTGAGTGAACACCCCGGCTCTTTCATGCCCCAGCAGTTCAGGAACCGGGAGAACCCGGCGACCCACAGGGAAGGCACCGGGCCCGAGATACTCGGGCAGATGGAAGGCGGAATAGACGCATTCGTAGCCGGGGTAGGCACCGGGGGGACGATCACAGGGGTCGGCGAGGCGCTTCGAAGGAAATTCCCCGGTATATACATAGCCGCGGTCGAGCCCGAAGAATCGGCCGTGCTCTCGGGGGGAAAGGCCTATGTCCACGATATACAGGGCATTGGCGCGGGTTTCGTACCCGAAATACTCAACAGGGAGATATACGACGAGGTAATCAAAATAAGCGGCAAAGAGGCAAAGAACTTCTCAAGGGAGCTCGCGGCAAAGGAGGGCCTGCTTATCGGGATTTCAGCCGGAGCCGCGGGGGCCGCCGCCGTGAAAGTCGCGAAAAAACTGGGGAGAGGGAAGAACGTCGTAACGATATTTTCCGATACCGGGGAGAGGTATCTGAGCACGGGACTTTTCGACAACGAATGA
- a CDS encoding cytochrome C yields the protein MANKKILVFTAAALIGAAVLTSCNKTAGTGAAEDSPVTHGEYIVKITGCNDCHTPGYPEADGNLPVNEWLTGSPLGWRGPWGTTYAINLRLFMQGLTEDQWLAYARSARSRPPMPWYILRDLSDSDLVAIYKFVRSLGPAGEPMPDYVPPDKEPTGPYVEFPSAF from the coding sequence ATGGCGAATAAAAAAATTCTTGTATTTACTGCTGCGGCATTAATCGGCGCCGCCGTATTAACCTCATGCAACAAAACCGCCGGCACTGGCGCTGCGGAAGATTCTCCTGTCACGCACGGAGAGTACATCGTGAAAATCACTGGCTGCAACGACTGCCACACCCCCGGGTATCCGGAAGCGGACGGCAACCTTCCTGTGAACGAATGGCTTACCGGGAGCCCGCTCGGATGGCGCGGACCCTGGGGAACCACTTATGCGATCAACCTCAGGCTCTTCATGCAGGGCCTGACCGAGGACCAGTGGTTGGCATACGCAAGGTCCGCAAGATCGAGACCGCCCATGCCGTGGTATATACTGCGAGATCTCTCCGATTCGGACCTGGTAGCGATATATAAATTCGTGAGGTCGCTCGGCCCCGCCGGAGAGCCGATGCCCGACTACGTTCCGCCCGACAAGGAGCCGACCGGCCCGTACGTCGAGTTCCCGAGCGCATTCTGA